TAATATAAAAGATATTACTAAAAAAGGAATGATTATTTTATGAAACTCGGTATAGTTGGTTTGCCAAATGTTGGTAAAAGCACACTGTTTAACGCAATAACAAAAGCAGGTGCCGAATCGGCAAACTATCCGTTTTGTACCATTGACCCTAATGTTGGAATAGTTACTGTTCCTGACGAGAGGCTTGATGTGCTTACCAAAATGTATAATTCTAAAAAAACCGTTCCCGCAACAATTGAATTCGTTGATATAGCAGGACTTGTAAAAGGTGCTTCCAAAGGCGAAGGTTTAGGAAATAAATTTTTATCTCACATAAGAGAAGTTGACGCTATTATTCACGTTGTAAGATGTTTTGAAGATGCAAACATTGTTCATGTTGAAGGAAGTATTGACCCTAAAAGAGATATTGATACAATAAATATTGAACTTATGCTTTCTGACCTTGATATTATAGAAAAAAGAATTGACAGAACAAGAAAGATGTTAAAAGGTGATAAAAAATATCAGGCGGAACTTGATACTCTCTTAAAAGTCAAAGAAGCACTTGAAAATGAAACTTGTGTAAGATTGCTTGATTTATCCGATGAAGAAAAGGAAATGTTAAAAGAAGTTGCACTTATTACTGCAAAACCTGTTATATATGCAACAAATGTTTCGGAAGATGATTTTATAGAAGGTATTGAAAATAACAACTTTGTTAAACAAGTGGAAGAAATTGCAAGTAAAGAAAATTCATTAGTTTTGCCTATTTCTGCAAAAATAGAATCAGAGATTGCAGAACTTGACGAAGATGAAAAGAAGGAATTTTTATCAGAACTTGGAATTTCAGAGTCAGGTCTTGACAGACTTATTAAAGCAAGTTATAAACTTTTAGGCCTTATGAGTTATTTAACTGCGGGAGAACCTGAGGTAAGAGCATGGACTATTAAAATCGGCACAAAAGCGCCCCAGGCGGCAGGTAAAATTCACTCTGACTTTGAAAGAGGTTTTATCCGTGCAGAAGTTATCTCCTACTCTGACTTAATTGAATGTGGAAGTATGACTGCCGCTAAAGAAAAAGGCTTAGTACGTTCTGAAGGAAAAGAATATGTTTTCCAGGATGGAGATGTTGTTTTATTCAGATTTAATGTGTAGTTTTTTAAAAAAACTATAGACAAGCCAACAAAAAAATTATATAATATAATGTGAAAAATTTATCAAGGAGGATTATCATGAGCGAATTAACACATGAAGTTCAAAATATGGTATGCCTTGCAAAAGGCGTTAATCATGGTCCTGCTCCTATTCCTGAAGAAGGTAAATGGGTTCAGGCAAAAGAAATTAAAGATATTTCCGGTTTTACACACGGTATCGGCTGGTGTGCTCCTCAACAAGGTGCATGTAAATTAAGCCTTAACGTTAAAGATGGTATTATCAAAGAAGCATTAGTTGAAACCATCGGTTGTTCCGGGATGACCCACTCTGCTGCTATGGCTGCAGAAATTTTAGCAGGTAAAACATTACTTGAAGCAGTTAATACTGACCTTGTATGTGATGCTATTAACACTGCTATGAGAGAGTTATTCTTACAGATAATTTACGGAAGAACTCAGACTGCTTTTTCTGAAAATGGTTTACCAATCGGTGCAGGTCTTGAAGATTTAGGTAAAGGTCTTCGTTCACAGGTTGGTACAATGTATTCTACAACTGAAAAAGGTCCAAGATACTTGGAAATGGCAGAAGGTTATGTCACAAGACTTGCTGTTGACGATAAAGATTTAATTATCGGATATGAATTCATCAACTTCGGCAGAATGATGGATATGATTAAAGCAGGCGAAGAACCAAAAACTGCTATGGAAAAAGCAACAGGTAAATATGGTAGATTTGAAGATGCGGTTAAATATATTGACCCAAGAAAAGAATAATCAGGAGGTGAGAAGTTATGCCATTATTTGAAGGATATGAAAGAAGAATAGATAAAATAAATGTTGTACTTAAAAAGTACGGATTTGAAAAAATTGAAGATGCTGTTAAATTATGTAATGACAAAGGCATCGATGTATTAAAATTAGTTAAAGATATTCAGCCAATCTGCTTTGAAAATGCATGTTACGCTTACGCTCTTGGTGCTGCTATTGCTATCAAAAAAGATTGTAAAGTTGCTGCTGATGCTGCTGAAGCAATCGGCGAAGGTTTACAGGCATTCTGTATCCCTGGTTCAGTTGCTGAACAAAGAAAAGTTGGTTTAGGACATGGTAATCTTGCTGCTATGTTACTTCGTGAAGAAACAAAATGTTTCGCATTCGTTGCAGGTCACGAATCTTTTGCTGCTGCTGAAGGTGCTATCGGTATCGCAAGATCAGCAAACAAAGTAAGAAAAGAACCATTAAGAGTTATCTTAAATGGTTTAGGTAAAGATGCTGCTCAAATCATTTCAAGAATTAACGGATTCACATACGTTAAAACAAAATATGATTATGCTACAGGCGAACTTCAGATAGTTGAAAAAATCCCATACTCTAACGGCGATAAATCAAAAGTTAACTGCTATGGGGCTGACGATGTAAGAGAAGGTGTTGCAATACTTCATCATGAAGATGCAGGCGTTGGTATTACAGGTAACTCTACCAACCCAACAAGATTCCAGCACCCTGTTATGGGAACATATAAAAAAGAAAGAATTGAAATGGGTAAAAACTTCTTCTCTGTTGCATCAGGCGGCGGTACAGGAAGAACACTTCACCCAGATAATATGGCTGCAGGCCCTGCTTCTTACGGTTTAACCGATACAATGGGAAGAATGCACTCTGACGCTCAGTTTGCAGGTTCATCTTCAGTTCCTGCTCACGTAGAAATGATGGGACTAATCGGTATGGGTAACAACCCAATGGTTGGTGCATCAGTTGCAGTTGCAGTTGCTGTTGAGGAAGCATTAAAGTAAATATCTATAAAATTTACTTTCAGCGATTGAAATGATAAAGTCAAAAAATGTGCCGAGGGAGTTTTTTCCCACGGCGCATTATTTTTAATAGATACGCTATTTTAAAAACAAAAAGTTTTTCATTTTAAAACTTGACCAATCTTTTTTTATAAGTAAAAAATGTTTTGCAGTTTTTTAATAGTATACTTGCAATACAAATTACTATCAAATGAGGTGATGCTTATGATGAATAATATTATTGAAACAAACGCCCAACAGACTGAAAAAGGATTTTTTTTAGAAACAACCGAGCATTATATTACTATAGAAACAACAGTTGATTCTAATGATTATTATCAAATTAATATAGGATATTCCCATGAGGATTGGGAAGCATTCCTTAGTGTTACTGTAACATATCCTGACGGAGAGGAAACAAAGTTCATTCATGGAATTCCTCATGGCAAAAACGAAGCATTGTTCCCTCTTTACCTAAAAAAAGGAAAAAACATACTTAGCTTTCAACATAATTATTGTCTTGGAACCTACATATCTTTTGTAAAGAATATAGGCAAAGTTGAAAAGTTAAACTACGAAATATCCCCAAAAAAAGATTTACTTTTCATAAGCAAAAAAAAGACATTAAAAACATTTTTGAAAAACTATAAGCAACCACTTGTTAAAATTGAAACTTCAGAAGGAAAAAATATACCTTTTCAGACAAAGGAAACATCCTCTTCAAACGCACTGCGAAATGATATGATTGATGTCTTTCCCGATATTAACACAATTTATAAACTTGGCAATGGAACGCATACACTGAATTTTTTCTTAGCAAATGGTGAAGTTTTAAAACAAGAAATTGAAATACAAAATACCGTACCTGAAACAAAACTTCAAATAATAAACTTTAATGTTGGCAGTGCTAACTCTACCTTAATTTTTCTGCCAAATGGAAAAAAACTACTTATTGATTCAGGTACAGAAACTGCTGCAAGAGAAAAACTTCTTCCATGGTTTAAGAAGAATTCAATTACGCTGGACTATTATTTACTGACACATTTTCACGATGACCATGATGGATGTAAGGATGAGATAATAGAAAAGAATAATATATCAATACCTGATCCCGAAAAAGCAAACGAACTTCTCAAATCCAATAAAGAAATGCGTTATAACTATTTAAAAAAATTCAGTTATCTTAATTCAACTATGCTTTGCTGTTATGATGAACTTCACAAAATATGGGATTTAGGTGATGTAAAGATAGATATATTAAACAGTCGCTTTGATGAGAACGGAGATAGTGTAGAAATATATAACTATCCTTTTATTAAAAATAATGAACATAACTACGAAAATGCCACATCTGTTTCCTTTATGCTTGATTATAACGGGTATCGCTATTACCACGGTGCCGATAACTATGCATATGCACAGGAAAGATATATGTATGATATGATAAAAGCCAAAAGAACTAAAGAACTTAATTGTCATTGGTTTTATGCTAATCATCATTTTATATGCGATATAAGTCCCGTTTTTATAAACACCTTAAATCCTGCTGTTGTATATGTTCCAAATGGCTTTATTTATCACAGAACCTTATACATTGAGTACTACAAAAAATGTGTAGAAAACTATTATTTTGAAAGTAAGCGACTTGAAAATACACTTTTCTCAAACGAAACCGGAAATGCAAAAATCTCTGTAAACAGTGCTGACAACTGGTTTTATGAAATATTACAGGATGAGGATATATAAAGACATCTTTTTTCATTATTTAAGAAATTAAAACACAAAACATTAAGGATAATTATTTACAACTAAAAATGCACCGTAGAAATATTTTTCCACGGTGCATTTATGTTTATTGTGAATTGACTCACAAAACGTTCTTTTAAACAAACATAAATTTTAGTTCATTAGTTTTTTAGTTTTTAATAAATAATTTTCTATTTACTAGAACAAAATAATAATAAACTGAGAAACTAAAACTACGGCAATAAGTGCAATCGGATATGTCGCTGCATATGCTGATGCAACATCTTCTGTTCCTGCAACACCGATAAGAGTACCAAGTGCAGGAGTACTTGTCATACCACCTGTGATAGAGCCAAGATTATTAAGAAGGCTAAGTTTTAATACATATTTTGCAAATATAAAACCAATTATAAGTGGGAATATTGTCATAATTATTCCGTAAACAAAGTACATTGGGTCAAAGTTTGCTATAAATTCTGCACCGCCAGGAATACCAGCTCCAACTAAGAAAAGAACAAGTCCTAATTCTCTGAAAAGTTTAAGTGTACTCTGAGAAGGCATAATACTTATACGTCCTATTCTGCCAAAATGTCCTAAAACAAGACTCATAAGAAGGCATCCGCCTGTTGTGGTAAGCGAGAAACAAGTACCACTAAGACCTGCAGAAGAAAGTGGGATTTTAATCTGCCCGAGAACTGTTCCTAAAATTGCAGCAAGTGAAAATCCCGCAAAACCCATATGGTCAATTTCAAATAATTTTAGCATAGATTTCTTTTCATTAGTTTCTGCTTTTATAACTAATTTTGCACGTTCTTCATCCATATTGGCTTTTAGTAATTTTGGTACAATCTGTACAAATAGAACAACACCAACAACACCGAATATGTAAGCAATACCGTGACCTACTGAAACAAGACCTGTAAATTCAGGGCTAACTGTTGCTTTTGCCGCTGAAAACGCAGGTGTAGATGTAAGCGAACCTGAAAGTAAACCAACAATCATAGCAACAAAGCCATCCTGACTTTCAATAGTTGCACCATATCCGAATACTTCTCCTAAATAAATACATAAAACTGCAGAAAGTCCACCTGCAAGAATAATTATCACACCTAAAAGAACATAAGATTTAAAGTTCAGTTTAAAATTACCGAAAAATTTAGGACCTGCGATAAATCCAACTGATGTTACAAAAAGTATAAGTCCAAAACTTTCAACTATTGTAAGACCTGAAGAAAAATCGTACGGTTTAGCTGACGCTAAAAACAAAAGATCGCCCGATTCGTTAACTTTAAAGAAAAGTGCTCCGAATATTAATGCAACAATAAATACGCCTGCATCTCCCAGTGATATTCCTTTAATAGTTATTCTTCCAAGAAGATAACCAAAAAGAAGAACTGTAAAAATCACAAAAAGTAATGTATAAATATTACTGATTGATATAATTCCATTTAATAAAGTCATTTTTAAAATCCCCTTTTTAAAATTTACACAACCTATATGATACTATAATTTACACAATATGTCAATTATATATTTTTCTTTCTTGTGTAGTCAGGAAGAAGTTTAGGTGATACAGTATTTGTTTTAATACCTGCATCTTTAATTTCTTTTTCAAACTTCTCGATATGTGAAAGTGATAATTTACCTATATTAACATCTTTTGATTTTTTTGCAGCATTTTTACCGGCACTTCTTCCGAAAACGATAATATCAAGTAAAGAGTTACCCATAAGTCTGTTTTTACCATGAATTCCTCCAACGGCTTCCCCTGCTACAAATAAATTTTCAATATTAGTTGTCATACAGTCTTCTGTAATATCAAGACCACCATTCTGATAGTGAAGTGTAGGATATACTAAAATCGGCTCTTTACGGATATCGATACCATACTTATCAAACATTCTCCACATAGCA
This DNA window, taken from Oscillospiraceae bacterium, encodes the following:
- a CDS encoding permease, which produces MTLLNGIISISNIYTLLFVIFTVLLFGYLLGRITIKGISLGDAGVFIVALIFGALFFKVNESGDLLFLASAKPYDFSSGLTIVESFGLILFVTSVGFIAGPKFFGNFKLNFKSYVLLGVIIILAGGLSAVLCIYLGEVFGYGATIESQDGFVAMIVGLLSGSLTSTPAFSAAKATVSPEFTGLVSVGHGIAYIFGVVGVVLFVQIVPKLLKANMDEERAKLVIKAETNEKKSMLKLFEIDHMGFAGFSLAAILGTVLGQIKIPLSSAGLSGTCFSLTTTGGCLLMSLVLGHFGRIGRISIMPSQSTLKLFRELGLVLFLVGAGIPGGAEFIANFDPMYFVYGIIMTIFPLIIGFIFAKYVLKLSLLNNLGSITGGMTSTPALGTLIGVAGTEDVASAYAATYPIALIAVVLVSQFIIILF
- a CDS encoding MBL fold metallo-hydrolase; protein product: MFCSFLIVYLQYKLLSNEVMLMMNNIIETNAQQTEKGFFLETTEHYITIETTVDSNDYYQINIGYSHEDWEAFLSVTVTYPDGEETKFIHGIPHGKNEALFPLYLKKGKNILSFQHNYCLGTYISFVKNIGKVEKLNYEISPKKDLLFISKKKTLKTFLKNYKQPLVKIETSEGKNIPFQTKETSSSNALRNDMIDVFPDINTIYKLGNGTHTLNFFLANGEVLKQEIEIQNTVPETKLQIINFNVGSANSTLIFLPNGKKLLIDSGTETAAREKLLPWFKKNSITLDYYLLTHFHDDHDGCKDEIIEKNNISIPDPEKANELLKSNKEMRYNYLKKFSYLNSTMLCCYDELHKIWDLGDVKIDILNSRFDENGDSVEIYNYPFIKNNEHNYENATSVSFMLDYNGYRYYHGADNYAYAQERYMYDMIKAKRTKELNCHWFYANHHFICDISPVFINTLNPAVVYVPNGFIYHRTLYIEYYKKCVENYYFESKRLENTLFSNETGNAKISVNSADNWFYEILQDEDI
- a CDS encoding GGGtGRT protein, translated to MPLFEGYERRIDKINVVLKKYGFEKIEDAVKLCNDKGIDVLKLVKDIQPICFENACYAYALGAAIAIKKDCKVAADAAEAIGEGLQAFCIPGSVAEQRKVGLGHGNLAAMLLREETKCFAFVAGHESFAAAEGAIGIARSANKVRKEPLRVILNGLGKDAAQIISRINGFTYVKTKYDYATGELQIVEKIPYSNGDKSKVNCYGADDVREGVAILHHEDAGVGITGNSTNPTRFQHPVMGTYKKERIEMGKNFFSVASGGGTGRTLHPDNMAAGPASYGLTDTMGRMHSDAQFAGSSSVPAHVEMMGLIGMGNNPMVGASVAVAVAVEEALK
- the ychF gene encoding redox-regulated ATPase YchF, which produces MKLGIVGLPNVGKSTLFNAITKAGAESANYPFCTIDPNVGIVTVPDERLDVLTKMYNSKKTVPATIEFVDIAGLVKGASKGEGLGNKFLSHIREVDAIIHVVRCFEDANIVHVEGSIDPKRDIDTINIELMLSDLDIIEKRIDRTRKMLKGDKKYQAELDTLLKVKEALENETCVRLLDLSDEEKEMLKEVALITAKPVIYATNVSEDDFIEGIENNNFVKQVEEIASKENSLVLPISAKIESEIAELDEDEKKEFLSELGISESGLDRLIKASYKLLGLMSYLTAGEPEVRAWTIKIGTKAPQAAGKIHSDFERGFIRAEVISYSDLIECGSMTAAKEKGLVRSEGKEYVFQDGDVVLFRFNV